One region of Trachemys scripta elegans isolate TJP31775 chromosome 8, CAS_Tse_1.0, whole genome shotgun sequence genomic DNA includes:
- the CRIP1 gene encoding cysteine-rich protein 1 translates to MPKCPRCQKEVYFAEKVTSLGKDWHRPCLKCEKCNKTLTSGGHAEHDGKPYCNQPCYAALFGPKGFGRGGTESHTFK, encoded by the exons ATGCCCAAGTGCCCCCGTTGCCAGAAGGAGGTCTACTTCG CTGAGAAGGTTACCTCCCTGGGGAAAGACTGGCACCGACCATGCTTGAAGTGTGAGAAATGCAACAAGACCCTGACTTCAGGTGGCCATGCTGAG catgATGGGAAGCCCTATTGCAACCAGCCGTGCTATGCTGCTTTGTTTGGACCCAAAG GATTTGGTCGGGGCGGTACCGAGAGTCACACATTCAAGTAA